Proteins found in one Haloferax litoreum genomic segment:
- the cas4 gene encoding CRISPR-associated protein Cas4: MSGECNDQQDPVNRLLATARGDAVANPFRVTGVMMQYYYVCQRELWFASRNLEIDRENSAIVRGTRVDDSSYGDRGEENLRLGMISLDLLEDGRVVEVKPSSALTEPARMQLSYYLWYLDRVAGVERDGVLAHPTERRREDVELTPERAKKVEDAIRKIHEIVSDESPPEPEEKPFCDSCAYHDLCWC; encoded by the coding sequence ATGTCTGGGGAGTGTAACGACCAACAAGACCCTGTGAACCGCCTCCTCGCGACCGCCCGTGGCGACGCGGTGGCCAATCCGTTTCGGGTGACCGGTGTGATGATGCAGTACTACTACGTCTGCCAGCGAGAGCTGTGGTTTGCCAGTCGGAATCTCGAGATTGACCGGGAGAACTCAGCAATCGTCCGAGGAACGAGGGTTGATGACTCGTCATACGGCGATCGAGGAGAGGAGAACCTGCGGTTAGGAATGATCTCGCTTGACCTGTTGGAAGATGGTCGTGTGGTTGAGGTCAAACCGTCATCAGCGCTCACTGAGCCAGCACGGATGCAACTATCATACTACTTGTGGTACCTCGATCGCGTCGCCGGCGTCGAACGCGACGGTGTCCTAGCACATCCGACCGAACGGCGACGCGAGGATGTCGAACTAACCCCAGAACGTGCGAAGAAAGTTGAGGACGCAATCCGGAAGATCCATGAAATTGTCTCGGACGAGTCACCTCCAGAACCCGAAGAGAAGCCATTCTGTGACTCGTGTGCCTATCACGACCTTTGTTGGTGCTGA